TCGTTTCGTTCTCGAAGATCCTGACTCCCTCCGACGCCAACAACGGCGGCGGCTTCTCCGTGCCGCGCTACTGTGCGGACTCGTGTTTTCCTCCGCTCGACTTCCGTGCCGATCCGCCCGTCCAGCTCCTCTCCGTCGCCGACGTCCACGGCGTCGAGTGGCGCTTCCGCCACATTTACCGCGGCACGCCGCGCCGCCACCTCTTCACCACCGGCTGGAGCAAGTTCGTCAACCACAAAAAGCTCGTCGCCGGCGACACCGTCGTCTTCGTCAAGGACTCCGACGGCAGGGTCTCCGTCGGAATCCGCCGCGCGGCTCGGTTTGCCGCCGCGATCGAGACTCCGCAGCCGCCACCTGCGGAACGGGAGGGGTTTTCGCGGTCCGCGACGGGGAGAGTGACCGCGGAGGCCGTGGCGGCCGCTGCGGAGTCCGCGGCGCGAAACGCTCCGTTCGAGGTGGTGTATTATCCGAGGACCGGTTTTGCGGATTTTGTGGTGAGTGCTGAGGTTGTGGAGGAATCGATGAAGTGCGCGTGGGTTGGTGGAATGAGAGTGAAGATTGCAATGGAGACTGAGGATTCTTCTAGAATGACGTGGTTTCAAGGGACGGTTTCTTCTGCATGTGCTTCTGAGAATGGACCTTGGCGCATGCTTCAGGTATTTTTTGTTTGCGTCGTGTTGTGTGATTGATGAATTGCGTGGTCTTTGAGGCAATTCGGATATAATAGACTTGTTGGAGAAGGAAATAAAATCAATCAAGGAAACAAACGTGAATTAAATGTCTgtgtaagttaaaattaactggTGTACTTGAACGGTTTTGGACGTTTACTCATGTAAGCTAACTTATCAATGCACACCTTTGAACTTGTATTGTAACTTAGGAATGAAATATTtatctcatttaaaaaatttccatAAGTTAGAAGTTGATCCACACAAGGGTATTCTTGTGCAGAAAGAAGGATTGCAGGATGCATGGTGCTCTTATAGTTTTGTCAAATGCTAACAAGTGCTCTTATAGT
The genomic region above belongs to Glycine max cultivar Williams 82 chromosome 14, Glycine_max_v4.0, whole genome shotgun sequence and contains:
- the LOC100804933 gene encoding auxin response factor 17 isoform X2; the protein is MSPPQPRRVDPKIWRACAGAAVQIPKLHSRVYYFPQGHLEHASPSHYLNPLLRSLPFVPCHVSSLDFLADPFSDEVFAKFLLTPLSQQPFPNDTTEARNEEEKDRENGVVSFSKILTPSDANNGGGFSVPRYCADSCFPPLDFRADPPVQLLSVADVHGVEWRFRHIYRGTPRRHLFTTGWSKFVNHKKLVAGDTVVFVKDSDGRVSVGIRRAARFAAAIETPQPPPAEREGFSRSATGRVTAEAVAAAAESAARNAPFEVVYYPRTGFADFVVSAEVVEESMKCAWVGGMRVKIAMETEDSSRMTWFQGTVSSACASENGPWRMLQASYHFL